A genomic region of Catenulispora sp. MAP5-51 contains the following coding sequences:
- a CDS encoding NADP-dependent oxidoreductase, with product MNEDTTMRAIVATEPGPASVLKETRVPKPQPGGTEILVRVHAAAINPADWKTRAGGGWAGRSDVTDQGPILGWDVSGVVESVGRGVTRFQPGDEVFGMPLFPGFPGGYSEYVAAPSRQFAAKPAGLTHVQAAALPLASLTAYQALHDFAKVRPGQKVLIHAAAGGVGHLAVQIAKALGAQVVGTASAAKHDFLRGLGADEVIDYREVDFAETVTGVDVVIDAIGGDYFDRSLRTMNSGGTFVALSYDVSAEMKARAAERAIVADFMLVEPDLGGMTAIAALVAEGRLRPVIEAELPLAEAAKAHELGETNRASGKIVLAVVED from the coding sequence ATGAACGAAGACACGACTATGCGAGCGATCGTCGCCACCGAGCCCGGCCCGGCGAGCGTCCTGAAGGAGACCCGGGTCCCCAAGCCCCAGCCCGGAGGCACCGAGATCCTGGTCCGGGTGCACGCCGCGGCCATCAACCCGGCCGACTGGAAGACCCGTGCCGGCGGCGGCTGGGCCGGCCGGAGCGACGTCACCGACCAGGGCCCGATCCTGGGTTGGGACGTCTCCGGCGTGGTGGAGTCGGTCGGCCGCGGCGTGACCCGGTTCCAGCCCGGCGACGAGGTCTTCGGCATGCCCCTGTTCCCGGGCTTCCCCGGCGGCTACAGCGAGTACGTAGCCGCGCCGTCCCGCCAGTTCGCCGCCAAGCCCGCGGGCCTGACCCACGTCCAGGCCGCCGCCCTCCCGCTGGCCTCGCTCACCGCCTACCAGGCCCTGCACGACTTCGCGAAGGTCCGCCCCGGCCAGAAGGTCCTGATCCACGCCGCGGCCGGCGGCGTCGGCCATCTCGCGGTGCAGATCGCCAAGGCTCTGGGCGCCCAGGTCGTCGGCACCGCCAGCGCCGCCAAGCACGACTTCCTGCGCGGGCTCGGCGCCGACGAGGTGATCGACTACCGCGAGGTGGACTTCGCCGAGACCGTCACCGGCGTCGACGTCGTCATCGACGCCATCGGCGGGGACTACTTCGACCGCTCCCTGCGCACCATGAACTCCGGCGGCACTTTCGTGGCCCTGAGCTACGACGTCAGCGCCGAGATGAAGGCGCGAGCCGCCGAGCGCGCAATCGTGGCCGACTTCATGCTGGTCGAGCCCGACCTCGGCGGTATGACCGCGATCGCCGCGCTGGTGGCCGAGGGCCGCCTGCGTCCGGTGATCGAGGCGGAGCTGCCGCTGGCCGAGGCGGCCAAGGCGCACGAGCTGGGGGAGACGAACCGGGCCTCCGGCAAGATCGTGCTGGCCGTCGTGGAGGACTGA